The genomic interval ATAAATTCAAGGTAGTAGATGAAAATTAGTTTCTTTTGCTTGAATTTCAAGTGATTAAgtttaaaagtatttaagaGTAGAAATTCCCTTCATTGCATATACCTAAAATGATTAACATTGTGCAATACAAAGTTCTAGCCGAAAATATTTAGTACAATTTTGGtggaatatataaaacatcTTATTTTGAAAACCAATTAATTAACAGTTGATTTATTATTCTCTCTAAATAATATCTCAAAATGAGCCATTTGACATTTAATGTATATTAATGCCAAATTAGATTCCTGGTTTAATTTATTGTAAATTTATCATTAAGACTAATTGCCGCCTATTcgatttattttagtttttcctaatatttgatatattgtttaaatAGCTtaataccatatatatatctatttaACGTTCCGCCTGTTTATTTAGCCTTAAAATAGTTTAATGGCTTATGTCAAAGAACTTTTGCCATTccattttcattaattttgttcgcatattttggtttgtttttgccatttttaatctttattttaatatttcattattttaatgCACATTCTTGGCGACGCTTTTTCCATTATTTGGACAGCatggcgtatacttaatatgCTTGCTATCGCCATCTTACTCCGCCGTCTCCAGTGCTCGTTCCTTTTTTATCCGCTTCAGTCTGTTTCAAATGCCGCTCATTGTTGCTGCAGTTTATTAAATATGCTTTTAGTTTCGcaacagccacgcccacttggcTAAGTGCGGAGGCGTTGGCGACTGGGCAACGGTATGGCAAATACTGCCAAAGGCAGTttagttattaatttttaatgcgTCCGCATTTCGCATAATTACGCGATGGAATGGATGGAGAAAAAGCTTAACTATTCTTATGCCCGTTTTTGGCTATATCAAGTTATTTATTTGGCCTTTGGCGCCCAAAATTGTGCAAAAATTAAGCGCCAAGTTATTGGCTGCATTCCTTTTCGCCGAGCGCTTCCCTAGTCCGCATCCTTTTTCCCCTCCATTATTTTTGCATAGCCAGCGGCGTGTATGCGAAAAATGGACTGAAAACAAATTTTGTTGGTACAAAGTCAAaggtttttaataataaaatgaggGACAATTGGCTGAGTGCAGAAGGGGAAATATTGCGGAAAATATTTACGGAGCAAGTAGGATCAATGTTTtcgtaaatttgaaaattccaCATCTACTAAGCGAAACATTACAAAATCGTTTTTGGAATCATTATGTTTACcaaattttgtttacaatatttacttttaatataCACAAATAGGTTATCCGTGTCCCTTTACATTGCTACAATAAGAATCCAGAAATTCCATTTTTTGTGGATATGTCAAAGCCACAAATATCAACCACAATcatgaaaattttaaattgtttaagccTAAGACATAAAATGGCCAGaacaacagaaaaaaagtataCCAATTCGTTAGGCTCACATATGCAAAAGTTGGGTAACCCTAGACTGCCACTGAAAAAATCTTATTGAGCCCAAAAAAATATTGCACAATTTCCATAAATCGAGCAGCAACTATAGACGCCCACTTCTCACAGTTTTTCcccaattttccgcccaccaAAGGGGCAAATGCAGCGAAAGAAGCAGAGAGCTGCGGAGGAGAAAAGGCGAAAGCCTCACCAATAACAAAAGGGAGGCAAACTGCTGTTAAACTGTTGTTTAAACGCATTGGCATTGGCCAAAAGAAATGCGGTGGGTGGTGAATGGTGGCAGGCTGGGCGGTACCATTGTGCGAGCCACAAGCTGAACCATACACCCACATATATGGCTTCGATCTAGTGCCGCATGAATGTATTGGTATTGAAAATCCCTTTGATTTTTTGCCGCACCGTTGCAAACAGCAATTTGGCAAATCCTTTCACAATCAAAATCAACCGCAGATGAAATTTTGCCCAGAAAATTCCACAGAAACAGCATCCGCTATCCGTAGtcaaaaaaaagtttttaactTTTAGCAGAAAATTTCCCgaccgtgtgtgtgtgtgtatgggcATGTAACTTGCGTATGCTCAAAAATCATTCGACGGTAAAACGCCAAATTAGCGTAAAGTGTACACTTACAAAAAATCAATATTATTTGTAAAAGCGAGAAATAAGAAAATGCTGTTACATGAATTAAGGTAACGACAAATAGAAagtacaaaatatttaacaaaataaaagtggtaaaaatatataattatatatatcagaaaaagcaaacagatttcgaaatatatttattttcagtgAGGTCCTTGCTGAAGTCCTTGTGCCGTCCCCCTTttcagctgctgttgctgtaattgttgctgccgttgctgtGTGCAGGTGCTTAAGCATTTTACGAGCAACTGTATTCAATTTGACTGCCAGCCTCCCGTTTTCTCGCTCTGGCAgcacattacgcatacgccgtgtgttAAATGCGCTTAAAAGTCAGGCCaataagttgttgttgttgctgctgccactgctgctgcgccCGCTGTTGTTGCCGGTAAATTGTagttgctgccactgctgctgtttGTGTAATGAAAACTTTTACAACGCCATATGCAGGCTATTAAAAAACAGCTcgcacacacagacgcacaAGGATAGGTCCGCCAGCGCCTTGGAATATGCAATCAAGCTCATTTATACTCATTAAGCGCTTATGTGCACTGGTATGGGTAATGTAGGTGGCTACGATGCGAGCGCGGACTCCCAGGCTTAATATGAATCCCCCACTGACGAAGCGGTTTATTTGGAGCCCCCGAAATTGGCCAGGATCCTTCAATTTGCAGCAGAACAATGCGCAGAGCTTAATGAAATCGAATCGATTTATcggcatttttttttaacttatgGGTCAAAAACGTATAAAGTcgtttaaattataaaataaataaattataaataaagtaGTTCCATCTATTAcatctatctatatatataaataacagATATAGTGGGATACATTAGTCATTTAGAAATATAAGTCCGAGCCTGCAATTTTACACCATTGAATTTTCAAAATGTACGTCCATTACAAAAAACATTGGAATCTGCGAAAACAATCGGAATTTAGAAATTTAGAAATTTATCAATTATTAAGGACTTCAGCTGAATGTCTTCATCCATGGGCACGAAGTAAGCAAAGATCATCATTGCACTTGCAGAATATGAAAATTTTGAAAGAAATTTAGCCGGTAAAAGAACTAATGAATTTCTAAAGGACAATAATCCTGAGCTTTACAGATCAAAATCGTAAGTAGGGGGCAGAGTATAGGATGTGGCCTCATCTAACAAGCGTTCCACTTGACGACTCATCTCGTCGGTAAAAACAACTTTTGGGGGCTGTATAGCGGGGCTCTGGACTAACTTCAAGCTGGGATCACCGACCAATTTTTTCAACAGATAGACGAATGGCTTCTCAACGTTATAGTTCGTCTTTGCGGACATTTCAATGTGGTAAAGGGTTGACTTGTGATCAAAGTTAATCCATGTTTTCCAAGACTTTTTAGGCATGATATCCACCTTGTTGCCACAAATGACAATCGGTATGTCGCCGCATACTCCCACCAAGTCGCGGTGCCACCTATTCACATTATTATAGGTATTCGCCTTGGCCGTATCGAACATTATTATGGCACATTGTGATCGGATGAAGTAGCCATCGCGCAGGCCATCGAACATCTCGTGACCGGCAGTGTCCCAAACATCGAAGCGGAAAACTCCTCTGTTGGTGTGAAAAAGTAAATGGTTGACCTCCACACCCAAGGTCGCATTGTGTTGCACATTGAACTCGCCGGTCAGATGTCGCTTGACAAATGTTGTTTTCCCACTTTCCCCGTCTCCGATTAGAATCAGCTTGAAAGTGGCCTTCACTTCCTCTTGAGATTGCATGATCGACAAAACTTAATATTcttgttttattaatttgaattgAACTTATCCCGCCAGCGGTTTGTGTAGTATTGAAAGTTTTTGAGACGAAACACGTACTTATATATCCGAACCTACTTTGTGCAGGAAAAATGTAAAGGAAAAAGTTGTGATCTGTTTTACGAGGTAAATAGGTTTGAAATCTTTGGGTACTTAAAAACTCCTAAAAATGtaatgtattattattattatgaaactTAATCagttaatttttataaatgtttaatatCCACTCGGGCTGATGAATAACTTCGTCGGTTTAACCTGAGTTTTAGCCATCTGCAGACTTTtcgacaagaaaaagaccaGTAAGCAGTATGCAAAACTAAGTTCATGGCTGTATCGCtctatatataagtatatggTAATTACTTAGCCTGGATGGCAGCTAGACGGTGTATGAATGTACAGCCTCTTCCTCTACCAACAAGGCAACTAAGtaattaacaaattaaaatatggGAATGAGTTTGTGCACAAGGAACAGGGATATATACAGTCTTCGGAGAACTGAAAGCATTGCAAGTTGCTGCAGGGGTCAAAGGACACAACTATAAAACAATTTTAGTGGCAGTTCAGGGAAGTCGGGGAAATTATGGAAAGCTTTAATGTAATCCAAAATGCCAGATGTAAAtctacaaatatataaaaacccATTTATTTGCTGCATAAAGTTTTGAATAAATATggttatatatttatattttatagttAATTATGAGTTAATTAGCTTTACTTTAAGACTTTGTCCAAATCCCATATTATATGGACGCAAAAGATTTAATTCTTGACTTGTATTGGGTTTCGGGCTTCTTTAACAATGAAACAGCATTGTAATTGAATTtgatgcaaaaataaaatagtttaaatagcaaataaaattaagttaaatGAAATGTTACAAAACGGAATTTGAATACGCTTTCAGAAAATAGAAAACAGCGAGCTATGTAGAACGATTATAGATATATAAACCATATAACATTTTATAATTCTTTTGGTGCTAGGATAAAAAACAGCTGTTAAAATAGCTATAGTATAATTCACTTTTATTCAAATTCTATTCGACAAGTGCTTCCTAATTCGTAATGAAGCCTAAGtaatatttgcaaattgatCAACTACATCCTCCCAAACTATACCCATTATTTGATTCCGCTTGGCCTCATCCAACAACCCATTTTCGGAGCAAAGCGCGTGTTGGCCAAAAGCTGTCGCATCAAATGAGAAtcataaataatttcattttcatttcggcTTCAATCCAACCCCAAAAACCCCTTCGACCAAAGATTTTGGCTTTTAAAAGTGACACACACACCCCGCCCGAAATCCTTAAACCTGTAATTTACGAGAGGCAACTGTTACACGCACAattttatatgtacatatgtttatatatatatatatatttacaatcGCAAACAAAAGGAAATTGCATTCAACAATAGTTACAATTGCTGGGGGAGGCCGAGAATGCCATAAATCATACGCCCAGTTGTACACGAAAGCATTTGCTGGGGCGTTAatggtaaataaataacatattAAAATTTCCAGTCAATAGGTTTAAGCCGTAATTAAAAGTCATAATGCGAAGGCGAGTGTTTGTCCTTCGCCGCTTGCCATTTCCATCGTCTTTGCCCATTTCGTCCTGAAACGCCAGCAGCAGACGGTGCAAAAGTTTTGGCCCCCCAAAAAGGTCAATTAAACTGCATTAAGTTTAATAACTTTCAGTGCCCGGAACAGTTGCGAAGGACTGCCGATTGGGGTGGGCGAAAGCTGTGGGTTCCTCGGCAGGACCAAACAGGATCAGCCTTGGCGAGCGGATTATGTAGAAAACAGACATACGAATAGAACAGATTGTGCGGCAGGCCACATGCAAcgtcaacaacaaacaacaccTGTTTATGGTTTTTCGTTAGCAGAAATTTTACAACTGCCAGGACGAAAAGGACGAGGAATGCGAtagaacacacacacacacctcaCGTCGTATATGTCACGTTTGTATATGTGCGACGGCGAGGCCAAAACTTTTCGTAGCCAACTAATTTTTCCTGTCAAATGCACAGACGACAACAAGGAACCCCCAAAAAAGAAGGACATAAGCGAAATATTATCTGCGATGGCCGACATTTTAATATCCTTGCTGCCCTCGTAAAGCTAGTGTGAATACTGCAACTTTTTACACGTTACTTGCAGATAAATGCGAAGGTATatccaattaaaattattaagtgTTAAATGTGAAATACTTTCTACGCATAAATGATATGCGATCATGTTTGGCTTCATACCAAATAGATCAATGGTATAGCTTATTATGAATATACCCTTCTGGCAGAGTATGTGCCCCCCAAAAGGAACATTATAAAGAAGCAAGGAGGAGCAGCAAAAGGCTGACTTGGGTTGGCTGGCTTGGTTGGCAGGCGACGCGACGTCTTGGCGGTTCGGATTTGGTGGCTGAAGgtgaaattaaatgtaaatgtaaatgtatgGAGGAGTAGGGGCGACAGGGATGCGTACTCCCCGGACGtactattatatatatatatatatataccatcATATATCTCGCAGATGCTGGGACCGAATGTATCTGGAGCGGGTTGTCTGCTCTTCACGCTTGATTATGcgtttgcatgcacataaaggCAGAAGTCAAACACGGCACAAACCTCGaccttttttattattattattttcttttttttaaacacGGGTATTTACATGGCTGACTTTGACGGCAGGTGTTGGCTGGCAGTTGAGGCATTTGATGGCATTTCGTTCTGCAGATCGACTGGGATAAAAACTGCGTGCGTGCCATAAAAGTTATGGCATTTCTGGGGTCAAACTAAGGGGGTGGCTGGCATTAAAAACCACATTGTCTGCGTTATAATGTTACATTTATGCGCAGCCCGTTTTTCGCTTTTAATTGCTTAGCTGACCTTGCTCGACGAGTGGGTTAATGGGTTAGCCTTTTTCGGTCCGCGCTATCGCTTTTAATTTATCCAATAGCCGATGTAGATATTGCATAattgcaatttcaatttgccagTTTTAATATGCAGCTAAGGACGCGGGCGCTTTAGCGTTATAATTGTATGTTGCCACTTCATTGCTAATTACTAGCTTTGCATAATTCAATCTGCTTTTCAAGTGCTGAAATTACACGAAAATGGCGGctttttatatgttttataatttatgagTTGTAATAAACTGTAAGTTGCAGTGAAATTATTGGTTTCGGAAATTAACCAAGCgggaaaataagaaaatttaCCCTGATCAAGACCCTCGAAGTATTTAAAGGTGAGCCATATCAACAGGCTCTCTATGGGCGCAATCTCTTGCCAACGGTTGCCAAGCTCTTATTTTGCTAttattcttttgttttcgCCTCGTCTTTCCTTAATTATAAAGCTACACGAACCCGgctcacactcacactcggtttcatacatataaatatatatgggTTTTTATAGCTCGACAgcccaaaaaaccaaaatgaagaaaaaaaataatagcaTGGGAGAAGTAGAGGGAAAACTCATATTCCCATTGGCATCAAATTGTCTGCACGACAAGGTAACAGagtattaaaaatttcagcaccagcaccagcagcaacgGAATTTTCTGACCAGCGTTCGTCCGAGATGTTTTCCCGGCCAGTTTGCCCCTGCTTTCCCAGAATTTCCCTAGCAACGCAAGCCGCTTAACGCAGCCAACTGCCAAATGTAAATATACTCCAACCCCAAAaccgacaaaaaaaaatataaaactttcTTAATAATACAacgagcaaaaaaaaaaggcggCCCAGAAGGAGGAGTAAACTCGGTCCAAGGCGACGGCAGACCCGCGAGGAAAATTCGCATTGTTTTCAGCTTTTCAGCGCCCAAACAACAACCGAAAAGCGGAAAGCCGGGGGTTTGGGCAAATAAGTGGGCGTGGCGTTGGGACGACGGTTTCCCAGAACCGGGGGACAGGCATTGGGAACTTAAAAACTTTGGCCATATCCCGCAGCTATGAACAACAGCAATCAATTTTCACATGCCGGCGAACAAATGTGCCCCACCAGGATGTCCCCCAGCGCAAAATGGGGCAGAGGCGTCGGAATGGGGGGCGGGGGGCGGCCGGTGGTAGCCGGATTGCCGAAGAagtagttttaaattataatgCCCCTTCGCGTCGCAGATCCATTATGCTGGTCCATCATCAATGCAGGAAATCAAAGGAGAAACCCTAGGCAACAAAGGCAACACCGGAAGTCCCTGCAATCCAAAATGAAGTCTAACACTCATTAAACCTTTCAAGTGTAAATTAGGCCTTAGTAAGGAGTTGGGAAGTGAATCTAGctaacaagtaactaacagaACAAACAATAATGTGTTACAAAATTATTGCtggcacatacatatgtataataatatgcaaaaaaaaaaatatatataaacctATATAGTGTTACACTTTATTGTTTAGCTAATTGAATTTAAGAAAGTATCATACTTAGTTTAATTATCAGCAGAAAGTATTAGAAAGTACTATTTTTAATATAACCAaaatagttttgttttatttattttctcacctttatgttgttttttaacctgaaatttatttttgcttctaaagtttttaaaaatattccaCAAATGTAGTTTTGCTAAGTCCTGCGACTTCGTAAAGTCAAATTCACActattcattttaatttttaaagagcCATCACTGGACATTTTGTTCACTGTCATATTTGCCAAGCGCTTCACATCAAATCGCAATCAGGTTGGATAGATGGATGGAACAggactatatatatatatatctatatctatatcgaGTGGCGGTGGGCCGGGGCGCCAAACGTTGATTAATTTCTCGTTTTTACGCCATTTTCTATTTGTCTTGTGCGGTAATTACAACAAGTCCTTGGAGCAGGATGTCCAGATGCCCAGATACTCAGATAGCTGGATAGCCATCCAACTTCCTGCCGCGTGTCCAAGACAAACACGAAAATTTCCGAGGAGCGTCAGAGTCCGGCGGTTCCGATCCGCTCCGCTCCGCTCTGTTCCGccggacagacggacggacggacggattGGACGGACTGCTTCCGGTAATTGAATCAAATGAAGCAGCATTAGTATTAGCTTCTTATGGTCGGTATCGTTCGGGAGACGCTTCCTCTGGCATAACtctgtttatttttgtaaattaatttttaatttaatgtacGTGTGGTGGGCGACGCGCTAGTTTCACGCCACGATGGCCGGAGCGACAGGAAGTGGGCGGGGCCGAGGACCCACCGCCCACCCAAGGcaaacagcaaaagcaaaacaaaacaagagtGGAAAGCCAAACACGGAATGGCCATTGGACGTGGAACACTGTATGCTCTAATggacaattttttattttgtataaatatataaagttGAAAGTCCTGCAGGAGTAAGTTAAATCATGTTTGCATAATGGCAATAATTTTTagataatttataatattcaCGCAAGATGAGCTAGGATTGAATTCTAAATATAATAATCCCAAGTAAAAATTATTAGTTAATTTTTAAAGTGATCTACAGATTAGTgtgcatattaatatttttagaaaacaGTTTTGAATTCCTCCGTTCGCCTAACCAACCGCAAATACCCTTAATTTCTGTAGCGGACCAAGAAAGCACCCGAAAATCTGCCCAGAACGAGTAGATGAAGTAAATAGTCCCTGGCCCCGGCTCCACACACAAATATAAAGTAGGAAAAGCAGTTTTCAGCTGGTCAGCAGGCTGTcgaaaataaaagtaaaacaaaGTGGGGCGGCGTTGAAGGGGCGAGGCGGTCTACGGTATAAAGCGAAAAGACGACGAAATACTTTTTCAAGATAAACGGAAACAAGCCAAGATGGAATTAATTTTCCGCTTTGAACAAACAAGCggatgtaaataaaaaaaaaagaaacacacacaaaaaacgaaacaggAACCAGCAGCAACCTAGAGAATCCAGCGAAGACGTCAAAGTCAAAGGAGTGGGAAAAGGACCTTCGCAGGCGGTCCAAAAGGAAGTAGACGCACTTCTGGCCAAGGGGAGTTCTTGGGAAATGGAGACTCGGAGGGTCGGTTGAACTGGAGCTACGATGTCTGCCAAGTTTAGCAAATTCCGCCTGGACACGGGCTGGGCCAACGTTATGTGCTGTTAATGAGTGCACAAGAAGTTTAATTGTATGACTGCCTACACAGCGAAAAATAAGTGCT from Drosophila mauritiana strain mau12 chromosome 3L, ASM438214v1, whole genome shotgun sequence carries:
- the LOC117140237 gene encoding GTP-binding nuclear protein Ran-like codes for the protein MQSQEEVKATFKLILIGDGESGKTTFVKRHLTGEFNVQHNATLGVEVNHLLFHTNRGVFRFDVWDTAGHEMFDGLRDGYFIRSQCAIIMFDTAKANTYNNVNRWHRDLVGVCGDIPIVICGNKVDIMPKKSWKTWINFDHKSTLYHIEMSAKTNYNVEKPFVYLLKKLVGDPSLKLVQSPAIQPPKVVFTDEMSRQVERLLDEATSYTLPPTYDFDL